From Nicotiana tabacum cultivar K326 chromosome 15, ASM71507v2, whole genome shotgun sequence, the proteins below share one genomic window:
- the LOC107796406 gene encoding expansin-A7-like, translated as MASFHHRWSLTFFFVFATLAPIDQANAGGYSTPSVAFKATPWKLAHATFYGDETARETMGGACGYGNLFNSGYGTDTAALSSVLYSNGYSCGQCYQIKCTQSKDCYSTIVTVTATNLCPPNWSQNTDHGGWCNPPRTHFDMAKPAFMKIAQWKAGIVPVSYRRVPCVIKGGIKFSFQGNGYWLLVYVMNVGGGGDVASMWVKGTKTNWLSMSHNWGASYQAFATLSGQALSFKLTSYTSHETIIATNVAPSNWHVGMTYQANVNFH; from the exons ATGGCCTCTTTCCACCATAGATGGAGCTTGACATTCTTCTTCGTTTTTGCAACACTAGCACCCATCGATCAAGCAAACGCCGGGGGCTATTCCACCCCTAGCGTCGCTTTTAAAGCGACCCCTTGGAAACTCGCTCATGCCACGTTTTATGGCGACGAGACTGCAAGAGAGACAATGG gtGGAGCTTGTGGATATGGGAATTTATTCAATTCAGGTTATGGAACAGATACAGCAGCATTAAGTTCAGTGTTATATAGCAATGGATATTCATGTGGACAATGTTACCAAATAAAATGTACACAATCAAAAGATTGCTACTCAACCATTGTCACAGTCACTGCAACCAATCTCTGCCCACCAAATTGGTCACAAAACACAGATCATGGTGGTTGGTGTAATCCACCTCGTACACATTTTGACATGGCTAAACCTGCTTTCATGAAAATTGCTCAATGGAAAGCTGGCATTGTTCCTGTTTCATATCGCAG GGTACCTTGTGTTATAAAAGGTGGAATCAAGTTTAGTTTCCAAGGAAATGGCTATTGGTTATTGGTATATGTGATGAATGTTGGTGGAGGTGGAGATGTGGCTAGTATGTGGGTAAAAGGAACAAAGACAAATTGGTTAAGTATGAGTCATAATTGGGGAGCTTCATATCAAGCATTTGCAACTCTAAGTGGTCAAGCACTTTCTTTCAAGCTCACTTCCTACACATCACATGAAACAATTATAGCTACTAATGTTGCACCTTCTAATTGGCATGTAGGAATGACATATCAAGCCAATGTTAACTTCCATTGA
- the LOC107796409 gene encoding uncharacterized protein LOC107796409 isoform X2: MSSDTAKENASVVDSSVTEWKNERGNMDEPDTPSYRANEDTCRSRAEERTNSCQQIGISGAIGNGKFYGIRYFIIKSLNHENIQLSVNRGIWATQVMNEPILDEAFNNSSKVILIFSVNMSGFFQGYAEMISTVGWRRDQVWSQGNGGRNPWGRSFKVKWLRLYDLPFQRTLHLKNPWNDYKPVKISRDCQELPPDIGEALCELLDGQDALDVNLKMDRFARNDLSFKRPYVEPTVHPLGGECNASLHMGSMLYPSFLYQHQVNGNGLHVAPQRINGVFAAEESVIASGEESKSKQSRHSQRNEGLANLHIDPDVGPRINMWGMSAERSPLASNLTEDDILEMTYEEYLEAHSRGSKRSHHPVSGPLRSTQRSLGSEENCDDSQSGCSSKKRRSH, from the exons ATGTCGTCAGATACTGCAAAAGAAAATGCATCTGTAGTTGATTCTTCagtgactgaatggaaaaatgaAAGAGGGAATATGGATGAACCAG ATACTCCAAGCTACAGAGCAAATGAGGATACATGTCGTTCTAGAGCAGAAGAGCGCACAAATTCATGTCAGCAGATTGGAATTTCAGGTGCAATTGGAAATGGTAAATTCTATGGCATAAGATATTTCATAATCAAGAGTTTGAACCATGAAAATATCCAGTTATCAGTAAACAGAGGGATTTGGGCAACTCAAGTCATGAATGAGCCAATTCTGGATGAAGCATTTAAT AATTCCAGCaaggtgatactaatatttagtGTCAACATGAGTGGCTTCTTTCAAGGGTACGCCGAAATGATTTCTACTGTTGGTTGGAGAAGAGACCAAGTTTGGAGTCAAGGAAATGGTGGACGTAATCCTTGGGGTCGCAGCTTCAAAGTAAAATGGCTGCGATTGTATGATCTGCCTTTCCAAAGAACTCTTCACCTTAAGAATCCATGGAATGACTACAAACCAGTCAAAATTAGTAGAGATTGCCAG GAGTTACCTCCAGATATTGGTGAAGCTTTATGTGAGCTCCTTGATGGACAAGATGCGTTGGATGTTAATTTGAAAAT GGATAGATTTGCAAGGAATGATCTCTCTTTTAAAAGACCATATGTAGAGCCTACAGTTCATCCTCTGGGTGGAGAGTGTAATGCATCTCTACATATGGGGTCCATGCTTTATCCCTCCTTTCTCTACCAACATCAAGTTAATGGTAATGGACTGCACGTAGCACCTcaaagaataaatggtgtatttgCTGCGGAGGAGTCAGTCATTGCATCAGGGGAAGAATCGAAGTCGAAACAATCAAGGCATTCACAGAGAAACGAAGGCCTTGCTAATCTTCATATAGACCCTGACGTGGGTCCTCGAATCAACATGTGGGGTATGTCAGCAGAAAGGAGCCCACTTGCGAGTAATTTGACTGAAGATGACATTCTTGAAATG ACGTATGAAGAGTATCTTGAAGCTCATAGCAGAGGAAGCAAAAGATCACACCACCCT GTTTCAGGACCATTGCGAAGTACACAAAGGTCATTAGGCAGTGAAGAAAATTGTGATGATTC GCAGTCGGGTTGCAGTTcaaagaaaaggagaagtcaCTGA
- the LOC107796408 gene encoding PGR5-like protein 1B, chloroplastic, with amino-acid sequence MATKFGFTITSPRLFHGPFRKKPIFSSSSASLEDVSFCSSNLKLINFAGRKLAIKHRVLVLSPKATTDQPGQLNEDEVEDSKIMQYCSIDGKGKKSLGEMEQEFLQALQSFYYEGKATMSNEEFDNLKEELMWEGSSVVMLSTDEQKFLEASMAYVSGNPIMTDKEYDKLKMKLKRDGSDIVVEGPRCSLRSRKVYSDLSVDYLKMFLLNVPAAVVALGLFFFLDDLTGFEITYLLELPEPFSFIFTWFAALPLILYLSFTITNVVVKDFLILKGPCPNCGAENTSFFGTILSVSSGGSTNKIKCSGCGTDLVYDSDTRLITLPEGISG; translated from the exons ATGGCCACTAAATTTGGATTTACTATAACTAGCCCTCGCCTTTTTCATGGCCCTTTCAGGAAAAAACCAATATTTTCTTCATCTTCAGCTTCTTTAGAAGATGTTTCATTCTGTTCTTCAAAtctcaaattaattaattttgctGGAAGAAAGTTAGCTATAAAACATAGGGTATTGGTTCTCTCTCCTAAGGCCACAACTGACCAGCCAG GTCAGCTCAATGAGGATGAGGTTGAAGacagtaaaatcatgcaatattGTAGCATTGACGGGAAAGGAAAGAAATCTTTAGGAGAAATGGAGCAAGAGTTTCTTCAAGCACTGCAA TCATTCTATTATGAAGGAAAGGCGACCATGTCAAATGAAGAATTTGATAACCTTAAGGAAGAATTAATGTGGGAAGGGAGCAGCGTCGTCATGCTAA GCACTGATGAACAGAAGTTTCTGGAAGCTTCTATGGCTTATGTATCTGGGAATCCAATTATGACTGATAAAGAGTATGACAAGCTGAAGATGAAACTTAAG AGGGATGGCAGTGATATTGTGGTTGAGGGTCCTCGGTGCAGTCTTCGAAGTAGAAAG GTTTATAGCGATCTTTCTGTTGATTATCTGAAGATGTTCTTGTTAAATGTCCCTGCTGCTGTTGTTGCTCTTGGATT GTTCTTTTTCCTTGACGATTTAACTGGATTTGAGATCACTTATCTTTTGGAG CTTCCAGAGCCTTTCAGTTTCATTTTCACATGGTTTGCTGCTTTGCCTTTGATATTGTATCTATCGTTTACAATCACAAACGTCGTTGTTAAAGATTTTCTGATCTTAAAG GGCCCTTGTCCGAATTGTGGAGCAGAAAATACTTCCTTCTTTGGTACCATATTATCAGTATCTAGTGGTGGTTCTACCAACAAAATAAAATGCTCAGG TTGTGGGACGGATTTGGTCTATGATTCAGACACGCGTTTGATCACGTTGCCTGAAGGAATTAGTGGATGA
- the LOC107796410 gene encoding uncharacterized protein LOC107796410, which produces MENGGGGGTNGKRVRAEDVICKLKDDGDFDKLRLKILRKLKENEELRNSIIATVKESAALNRPGAENMKPRQLSDAIYQEVGDKVMGKISEDLWNTIRTGDGIQTEITQTVQSVYNKLLNPQLNEAGESSSHSELQPAPNGVETNGHSAASDRGIDATFSVEPEPSEPPGFARLGSDRNSKSNCSNQINKSNHKESPKEESGFPIPADEKARETYTEPETNRAPDPLVPDSMDVDAPPGFAIVTKEKNPDEVDDEDPDVPPGFG; this is translated from the exons ATGGAgaatggtggtggtggtggaacGAATGGGAAAAGAGTAAGAGCTGAAGATGTAATATGTAAGCTCAAAGACGACGGTGATTTCGATAAACTTCGCCTCAAAATTCTCCGCAAACTCAAAGAAAAC GAAGAGTTGCGGAATAGCATAATAGCCACTGTGAAAGAATCAGCAGCACTTAACCGTCCAGGTGCAGAAAATATGAAACCAAGGCAACTGTCGGATGCTATATATCAAGAAGTTGG GGACAAAGTCATGGGTAAAATTTCAGAGGATTTATGGAATACAATCAGAACTGGTGATGGCATTCAAACTGAGATAACCCAAACTGTTCAATCAGTTTACAATAAGTTATTGAACCCACAACTAAATGAAGCTGGTGAATCATCCTCTCATTCAGAATTGCAGCCTGCTCCGAATGGAGTTGAAACTAACGGACATAGTGCTGCTTCAGACCGTGGTATTGATGCCACATTTTCTGTTGAACCAGAGCCAAGTGAGCCTCCTGGTTTTGCCCGATTAGGTTCAGATCGGAACAGCAAAAGTAACTGTTCAAATCAGATTAACAAAAGTAACCATAAGGAATCACCCAAAGAGGAGTCAGGATTTCCTATTCCTGCTGATGAAAAAGCCAGAGAAACATATACCGAGCCGGAGACGAACCGCGCACCTGACCCTTTGGTGCCTGACAGTATGGATGTGGATGCACCACCTGGCTTTGCTATTGTCACGAAGGAGAAGAATCCAGATGAAGTTGATGATGAAGATCCTGACGTGCCTCCAGGATTTGGCTGA
- the LOC107796409 gene encoding uncharacterized protein LOC107796409 isoform X5, translating into MKEGIWMNQILQATEQMRIHVVLEQKSAQIHVSRLEFQLSVNRGIWATQVMNEPILDEAFNNSSKVILIFSVNMSGFFQGYAEMISTVGWRRDQVWSQGNGGRNPWGRSFKVKWLRLYDLPFQRTLHLKNPWNDYKPVKISRDCQELPPDIGEALCELLDGQDALDVNLKMDRFARNDLSFKRPYVEPTVHPLGGECNASLHMGSMLYPSFLYQHQVNGNGLHVAPQRINGVFAAEESVIASGEESKSKQSRHSQRNEGLANLHIDPDVGPRINMWGMSAERSPLASNLTEDDILEMTYEEYLEAHSRGSKRSHHPVSGPLRSTQRSLGSEENCDDSQSGCSSKKRRSH; encoded by the exons atgaAAGAGGGAATATGGATGAACCAG ATACTCCAAGCTACAGAGCAAATGAGGATACATGTCGTTCTAGAGCAGAAGAGCGCACAAATTCATGTCAGCAGATTGGAATTTCAG TTATCAGTAAACAGAGGGATTTGGGCAACTCAAGTCATGAATGAGCCAATTCTGGATGAAGCATTTAAT AATTCCAGCaaggtgatactaatatttagtGTCAACATGAGTGGCTTCTTTCAAGGGTACGCCGAAATGATTTCTACTGTTGGTTGGAGAAGAGACCAAGTTTGGAGTCAAGGAAATGGTGGACGTAATCCTTGGGGTCGCAGCTTCAAAGTAAAATGGCTGCGATTGTATGATCTGCCTTTCCAAAGAACTCTTCACCTTAAGAATCCATGGAATGACTACAAACCAGTCAAAATTAGTAGAGATTGCCAG GAGTTACCTCCAGATATTGGTGAAGCTTTATGTGAGCTCCTTGATGGACAAGATGCGTTGGATGTTAATTTGAAAAT GGATAGATTTGCAAGGAATGATCTCTCTTTTAAAAGACCATATGTAGAGCCTACAGTTCATCCTCTGGGTGGAGAGTGTAATGCATCTCTACATATGGGGTCCATGCTTTATCCCTCCTTTCTCTACCAACATCAAGTTAATGGTAATGGACTGCACGTAGCACCTcaaagaataaatggtgtatttgCTGCGGAGGAGTCAGTCATTGCATCAGGGGAAGAATCGAAGTCGAAACAATCAAGGCATTCACAGAGAAACGAAGGCCTTGCTAATCTTCATATAGACCCTGACGTGGGTCCTCGAATCAACATGTGGGGTATGTCAGCAGAAAGGAGCCCACTTGCGAGTAATTTGACTGAAGATGACATTCTTGAAATG ACGTATGAAGAGTATCTTGAAGCTCATAGCAGAGGAAGCAAAAGATCACACCACCCT GTTTCAGGACCATTGCGAAGTACACAAAGGTCATTAGGCAGTGAAGAAAATTGTGATGATTC GCAGTCGGGTTGCAGTTcaaagaaaaggagaagtcaCTGA
- the LOC107796409 gene encoding uncharacterized protein LOC107796409 isoform X3, with the protein MSSDTAKENASVVDSSVTEWKNERGNMDEPDTPSYRANEDTCRSRAEERTNSCQQIGISVNRGIWATQVMNEPILDEAFNNSSKVILIFSVNMSGFFQGYAEMISTVGWRRDQVWSQGNGGRNPWGRSFKVKWLRLYDLPFQRTLHLKNPWNDYKPVKISRDCQELPPDIGEALCELLDGQDALDVNLKMDRFARNDLSFKRPYVEPTVHPLGGECNASLHMGSMLYPSFLYQHQVNGNGLHVAPQRINGVFAAEESVIASGEESKSKQSRHSQRNEGLANLHIDPDVGPRINMWGMSAERSPLASNLTEDDILEMTYEEYLEAHSRGSKRSHHPVSGPLRSTQRSLGSEENCDDSRVAVQRKGEVTESKSAKW; encoded by the exons ATGTCGTCAGATACTGCAAAAGAAAATGCATCTGTAGTTGATTCTTCagtgactgaatggaaaaatgaAAGAGGGAATATGGATGAACCAG ATACTCCAAGCTACAGAGCAAATGAGGATACATGTCGTTCTAGAGCAGAAGAGCGCACAAATTCATGTCAGCAGATTGGAATTTCAG TAAACAGAGGGATTTGGGCAACTCAAGTCATGAATGAGCCAATTCTGGATGAAGCATTTAAT AATTCCAGCaaggtgatactaatatttagtGTCAACATGAGTGGCTTCTTTCAAGGGTACGCCGAAATGATTTCTACTGTTGGTTGGAGAAGAGACCAAGTTTGGAGTCAAGGAAATGGTGGACGTAATCCTTGGGGTCGCAGCTTCAAAGTAAAATGGCTGCGATTGTATGATCTGCCTTTCCAAAGAACTCTTCACCTTAAGAATCCATGGAATGACTACAAACCAGTCAAAATTAGTAGAGATTGCCAG GAGTTACCTCCAGATATTGGTGAAGCTTTATGTGAGCTCCTTGATGGACAAGATGCGTTGGATGTTAATTTGAAAAT GGATAGATTTGCAAGGAATGATCTCTCTTTTAAAAGACCATATGTAGAGCCTACAGTTCATCCTCTGGGTGGAGAGTGTAATGCATCTCTACATATGGGGTCCATGCTTTATCCCTCCTTTCTCTACCAACATCAAGTTAATGGTAATGGACTGCACGTAGCACCTcaaagaataaatggtgtatttgCTGCGGAGGAGTCAGTCATTGCATCAGGGGAAGAATCGAAGTCGAAACAATCAAGGCATTCACAGAGAAACGAAGGCCTTGCTAATCTTCATATAGACCCTGACGTGGGTCCTCGAATCAACATGTGGGGTATGTCAGCAGAAAGGAGCCCACTTGCGAGTAATTTGACTGAAGATGACATTCTTGAAATG ACGTATGAAGAGTATCTTGAAGCTCATAGCAGAGGAAGCAAAAGATCACACCACCCT GTTTCAGGACCATTGCGAAGTACACAAAGGTCATTAGGCAGTGAAGAAAATTGTGATGATTC TCGGGTTGCAGTTcaaagaaaaggagaagtcaCTGAATCTAAATCCGCTAAGTGGTAA
- the LOC107796409 gene encoding uncharacterized protein LOC107796409 isoform X4, translating to MKEGIWMNQILQATEQMRIHVVLEQKSAQIHVSRLEFQLSVNRGIWATQVMNEPILDEAFNNSSKVILIFSVNMSGFFQGYAEMISTVGWRRDQVWSQGNGGRNPWGRSFKVKWLRLYDLPFQRTLHLKNPWNDYKPVKISRDCQELPPDIGEALCELLDGQDALDVNLKMDRFARNDLSFKRPYVEPTVHPLGGECNASLHMGSMLYPSFLYQHQVNGNGLHVAPQRINGVFAAEESVIASGEESKSKQSRHSQRNEGLANLHIDPDVGPRINMWGMSAERSPLASNLTEDDILEMTYEEYLEAHSRGSKRSHHPVSGPLRSTQRSLGSEENCDDSRVAVQRKGEVTESKSAKW from the exons atgaAAGAGGGAATATGGATGAACCAG ATACTCCAAGCTACAGAGCAAATGAGGATACATGTCGTTCTAGAGCAGAAGAGCGCACAAATTCATGTCAGCAGATTGGAATTTCAG TTATCAGTAAACAGAGGGATTTGGGCAACTCAAGTCATGAATGAGCCAATTCTGGATGAAGCATTTAAT AATTCCAGCaaggtgatactaatatttagtGTCAACATGAGTGGCTTCTTTCAAGGGTACGCCGAAATGATTTCTACTGTTGGTTGGAGAAGAGACCAAGTTTGGAGTCAAGGAAATGGTGGACGTAATCCTTGGGGTCGCAGCTTCAAAGTAAAATGGCTGCGATTGTATGATCTGCCTTTCCAAAGAACTCTTCACCTTAAGAATCCATGGAATGACTACAAACCAGTCAAAATTAGTAGAGATTGCCAG GAGTTACCTCCAGATATTGGTGAAGCTTTATGTGAGCTCCTTGATGGACAAGATGCGTTGGATGTTAATTTGAAAAT GGATAGATTTGCAAGGAATGATCTCTCTTTTAAAAGACCATATGTAGAGCCTACAGTTCATCCTCTGGGTGGAGAGTGTAATGCATCTCTACATATGGGGTCCATGCTTTATCCCTCCTTTCTCTACCAACATCAAGTTAATGGTAATGGACTGCACGTAGCACCTcaaagaataaatggtgtatttgCTGCGGAGGAGTCAGTCATTGCATCAGGGGAAGAATCGAAGTCGAAACAATCAAGGCATTCACAGAGAAACGAAGGCCTTGCTAATCTTCATATAGACCCTGACGTGGGTCCTCGAATCAACATGTGGGGTATGTCAGCAGAAAGGAGCCCACTTGCGAGTAATTTGACTGAAGATGACATTCTTGAAATG ACGTATGAAGAGTATCTTGAAGCTCATAGCAGAGGAAGCAAAAGATCACACCACCCT GTTTCAGGACCATTGCGAAGTACACAAAGGTCATTAGGCAGTGAAGAAAATTGTGATGATTC TCGGGTTGCAGTTcaaagaaaaggagaagtcaCTGAATCTAAATCCGCTAAGTGGTAA
- the LOC107796409 gene encoding uncharacterized protein LOC107796409 isoform X1, with product MSSDTAKENASVVDSSVTEWKNERGNMDEPDTPSYRANEDTCRSRAEERTNSCQQIGISGAIGNGKFYGIRYFIIKSLNHENIQLSVNRGIWATQVMNEPILDEAFNNSSKVILIFSVNMSGFFQGYAEMISTVGWRRDQVWSQGNGGRNPWGRSFKVKWLRLYDLPFQRTLHLKNPWNDYKPVKISRDCQELPPDIGEALCELLDGQDALDVNLKMDRFARNDLSFKRPYVEPTVHPLGGECNASLHMGSMLYPSFLYQHQVNGNGLHVAPQRINGVFAAEESVIASGEESKSKQSRHSQRNEGLANLHIDPDVGPRINMWGMSAERSPLASNLTEDDILEMTYEEYLEAHSRGSKRSHHPVSGPLRSTQRSLGSEENCDDSRVAVQRKGEVTESKSAKW from the exons ATGTCGTCAGATACTGCAAAAGAAAATGCATCTGTAGTTGATTCTTCagtgactgaatggaaaaatgaAAGAGGGAATATGGATGAACCAG ATACTCCAAGCTACAGAGCAAATGAGGATACATGTCGTTCTAGAGCAGAAGAGCGCACAAATTCATGTCAGCAGATTGGAATTTCAGGTGCAATTGGAAATGGTAAATTCTATGGCATAAGATATTTCATAATCAAGAGTTTGAACCATGAAAATATCCAGTTATCAGTAAACAGAGGGATTTGGGCAACTCAAGTCATGAATGAGCCAATTCTGGATGAAGCATTTAAT AATTCCAGCaaggtgatactaatatttagtGTCAACATGAGTGGCTTCTTTCAAGGGTACGCCGAAATGATTTCTACTGTTGGTTGGAGAAGAGACCAAGTTTGGAGTCAAGGAAATGGTGGACGTAATCCTTGGGGTCGCAGCTTCAAAGTAAAATGGCTGCGATTGTATGATCTGCCTTTCCAAAGAACTCTTCACCTTAAGAATCCATGGAATGACTACAAACCAGTCAAAATTAGTAGAGATTGCCAG GAGTTACCTCCAGATATTGGTGAAGCTTTATGTGAGCTCCTTGATGGACAAGATGCGTTGGATGTTAATTTGAAAAT GGATAGATTTGCAAGGAATGATCTCTCTTTTAAAAGACCATATGTAGAGCCTACAGTTCATCCTCTGGGTGGAGAGTGTAATGCATCTCTACATATGGGGTCCATGCTTTATCCCTCCTTTCTCTACCAACATCAAGTTAATGGTAATGGACTGCACGTAGCACCTcaaagaataaatggtgtatttgCTGCGGAGGAGTCAGTCATTGCATCAGGGGAAGAATCGAAGTCGAAACAATCAAGGCATTCACAGAGAAACGAAGGCCTTGCTAATCTTCATATAGACCCTGACGTGGGTCCTCGAATCAACATGTGGGGTATGTCAGCAGAAAGGAGCCCACTTGCGAGTAATTTGACTGAAGATGACATTCTTGAAATG ACGTATGAAGAGTATCTTGAAGCTCATAGCAGAGGAAGCAAAAGATCACACCACCCT GTTTCAGGACCATTGCGAAGTACACAAAGGTCATTAGGCAGTGAAGAAAATTGTGATGATTC TCGGGTTGCAGTTcaaagaaaaggagaagtcaCTGAATCTAAATCCGCTAAGTGGTAA